The following proteins are encoded in a genomic region of Phycisphaera sp.:
- the ybeY gene encoding rRNA maturation RNase YbeY, protein MTVQLDHESPAGNDEPEPASSAEEPPERASEAGGLVVDLTLSREASAAIDGSAEAWLVENARRASEHLNLEGELRVRVVCDTEMAKAHEKHLGEPDTTDVMTFDLADGAAVRGAPVDADLLVCVDEAARKASEHGYSVERELLLYVVHGLLHCLGHDDYDENSYQRMHALEDELLEAIGVGATFSPDPNSRGASA, encoded by the coding sequence ATGACCGTCCAGCTTGACCACGAATCTCCTGCGGGCAACGACGAACCCGAGCCGGCGAGTAGTGCCGAGGAGCCCCCTGAACGCGCGAGCGAAGCCGGGGGTTTGGTTGTTGATCTCACCCTCAGTCGCGAAGCCTCGGCCGCTATCGATGGCTCGGCCGAGGCGTGGCTCGTTGAGAACGCCCGCCGGGCAAGCGAGCACCTTAATCTTGAGGGTGAGTTGCGCGTCCGGGTCGTGTGCGATACCGAGATGGCGAAGGCCCACGAGAAACACCTGGGCGAGCCGGACACGACCGACGTGATGACCTTTGATCTTGCCGACGGGGCCGCAGTTCGCGGGGCACCCGTGGACGCCGATCTGCTGGTGTGCGTTGATGAAGCCGCCCGCAAGGCGAGCGAGCACGGCTATTCGGTCGAGCGTGAGTTGCTGCTCTACGTCGTGCATGGGCTGCTGCACTGCCTGGGCCACGACGACTATGACGAGAATTCGTACCAGCGCATGCACGCCCTTGAAGACGAACTCCTCGAAGCGATTGGCGTCGGGGCGACCTTCTCCCCGGATCCCAACTCGCGGGGAGCCTCGGCATGA
- a CDS encoding HDOD domain-containing protein, whose product MSSSAGNCPDQRAQQVELVLQQIDHLPTLSPVAQRVLRMGSAAETELEDIVRIIQSDPALTGRVLSMCQRAEHGLGDRVTTVERAVVMLGFEAVRAAILSVAVYDTMAGHTAQLEEREGAEGFRHEAFWRHCVSTACAADEIARAHKELRVSPDEAFVSGLLHDLGKLALDLVLPRTYGKVMQLAEDRGLTAAAAAQRIIGIDHHTAGKRLAEHWDLPLTIQDSMWLNGQPPEGMAELRNKSLVGVVSAGHKLARALHLGWCGECDPLPDIARTAKQYGLNADKMQHIGIGLHEVVSQRCTDLGLDTPHSPVMLLDSISQANAWLGRAHGRLEKQAEVAWRCEGTLKAVATFHADPGSGRGLVSAIGAAGRSAASAFSAGRLAVLMKQNAGDPWRLSWLSPGGETVNAATLTEPEGTDRVSRALAEIVHGLDAPLSLTPLEGWLGSTVTEKLGSAESVRVVPLTPGRIDDAPAVALLHNGDDAHDNLGALIGAWASAVAAAARHDSARRLGERLAEANRALSAAQDRLAESDAMVRLGQMAAGAAHEMNNPLTVISGRAQLLLDGAAEESARSAAGAIVESSHRLSDLITALHVFADPPTPEAETVRIETLIRGVGQAIRDRLCSGVDLATALSGAPNEARIDGGLVSRILVELVSNAVETGSPVTVGVRVDALDDCLVFEVIDRGPGLSDRALRHAFDPFYSEKPAGRQPGLGLTRARRLAELLGGTLSLANARDIGAVATLSIPVWRVANSMPASDLSISQHPEAVG is encoded by the coding sequence ATGAGCTCATCAGCCGGCAACTGTCCCGACCAGCGTGCGCAGCAGGTCGAGTTGGTGCTCCAACAGATCGACCACCTGCCAACGCTGTCGCCGGTTGCCCAGCGTGTCTTGCGCATGGGCAGCGCGGCCGAAACCGAACTCGAGGACATCGTGCGGATCATCCAGAGCGATCCGGCTCTGACCGGGCGTGTGCTCTCGATGTGCCAGCGGGCCGAGCACGGGCTGGGCGATCGCGTGACCACGGTGGAGCGGGCGGTCGTCATGCTGGGATTCGAGGCCGTACGGGCCGCGATCCTGAGCGTTGCCGTGTACGACACGATGGCCGGGCACACGGCACAATTGGAGGAGCGCGAGGGCGCGGAGGGGTTCCGGCACGAGGCGTTCTGGCGGCATTGCGTGTCCACCGCGTGCGCCGCGGACGAGATCGCCCGGGCGCACAAAGAACTCCGGGTATCGCCCGACGAGGCGTTCGTCTCGGGGCTGTTGCACGACTTAGGCAAGCTGGCGCTCGACCTGGTCCTCCCCCGCACGTATGGCAAGGTGATGCAGTTAGCAGAAGACCGCGGGTTGACGGCCGCCGCCGCGGCGCAACGCATCATCGGCATCGACCACCATACCGCGGGCAAGCGGCTGGCCGAGCACTGGGACCTGCCGCTGACGATCCAAGACTCGATGTGGCTCAATGGACAGCCGCCCGAGGGCATGGCCGAGCTACGCAACAAGTCGCTCGTGGGTGTCGTGAGCGCGGGGCACAAACTCGCGCGGGCGCTGCACCTTGGGTGGTGCGGAGAGTGCGACCCACTGCCGGATATTGCACGAACGGCCAAGCAGTACGGCCTCAACGCGGACAAGATGCAACACATCGGCATCGGGCTGCACGAGGTCGTGTCGCAGCGGTGTACGGACCTTGGGCTCGATACCCCGCACAGCCCGGTGATGCTGCTGGATTCGATCTCGCAGGCCAACGCCTGGCTGGGGCGGGCCCACGGCCGGCTCGAGAAACAGGCCGAGGTAGCCTGGCGGTGCGAGGGCACGCTGAAAGCGGTTGCCACATTCCACGCAGATCCCGGCAGCGGCCGGGGTCTGGTGAGCGCGATCGGGGCCGCGGGACGTTCGGCGGCATCGGCATTCTCAGCCGGGCGGCTGGCGGTGCTGATGAAGCAGAACGCGGGCGATCCGTGGCGGCTGAGCTGGCTCTCGCCGGGTGGAGAGACCGTGAACGCGGCGACGCTGACCGAGCCCGAGGGGACCGATCGTGTCAGCCGCGCTCTTGCTGAGATAGTCCACGGCCTGGATGCTCCGCTCTCGCTCACCCCGCTGGAAGGCTGGCTCGGGAGCACGGTGACTGAGAAGCTCGGCAGTGCCGAGTCGGTCCGCGTCGTGCCGCTCACACCGGGGCGGATCGATGATGCGCCCGCCGTCGCGTTGCTGCACAACGGCGATGATGCCCACGACAATCTCGGAGCGCTCATTGGCGCGTGGGCCTCGGCCGTGGCCGCGGCGGCCCGGCATGACTCGGCGCGTCGGCTCGGTGAACGGCTCGCCGAGGCGAATCGTGCGCTCAGTGCCGCACAAGACAGGCTGGCCGAATCCGATGCGATGGTTCGGCTGGGTCAGATGGCCGCAGGCGCGGCCCACGAGATGAACAACCCGCTGACGGTCATCAGTGGTCGCGCACAACTGCTGCTCGATGGTGCTGCCGAGGAATCGGCACGCAGCGCAGCAGGGGCGATCGTCGAATCATCGCATCGGCTGTCAGACCTGATCACGGCGTTGCATGTGTTCGCCGACCCACCCACGCCCGAGGCCGAGACGGTGCGGATCGAGACTCTGATCCGTGGCGTAGGACAAGCAATTCGAGACCGGCTGTGCTCGGGTGTTGACCTGGCAACGGCGCTCTCGGGTGCCCCCAATGAGGCCAGGATCGACGGCGGGCTCGTCTCGCGCATCCTGGTAGAGCTAGTGAGCAATGCCGTAGAAACCGGCTCGCCGGTGACGGTGGGCGTACGGGTTGACGCGCTCGACGATTGCTTGGTCTTCGAAGTCATCGATCGCGGGCCCGGATTGAGTGATCGGGCGCTGCGGCACGCGTTCGATCCGTTCTATTCGGAGAAGCCCGCCGGCCGGCAGCCGGGGCTTGGGTTGACCCGTGCGCGGCGGCTGGCCGAGCTCCTCGGTGGGACGCTGTCGCTGGCCAACGCCCGGGATATCGGGGCCGTGGCAACGCTTTCGATTCCGGTGTGGCGAGTAGCTAACTCGATGCCTGCCAGCGACTTGTCGATCAGCCAGCATCCCGAGGCCGTTGGCTGA